CTTCTCCCCCTCTGACCCACTACCTGCTGTGTCATCAGCTGCCATCGTGCCAGCTGCTTCACAGCCAATCTGCAGCGCGTAGAGTAAGagtttttctgctctgtcaAATCAGCATGTGAGGATTTGTTTAGAAATGAAGATCAAAACTCTTCTGCCTCTCTGTGCCGAAGAAGAATGAAGAATAAACCGTGTAACAGGGTGATGGCAAGGTAGTTAAAATGCTACATGCTGCTGTTTGCATGTAAGGGAAAACGTTGACCTTCGCTCCTTTCCACACTGTGACATTGTCTGACGGCAAGCTATCCAGCAGTCGAGTCTGGTGTCATTGTtaacctgaaaacacaacaatgctGTTGGTCAGTCACACTACTCTGACACTGGAGTGTTCAGACAGCTGACATTAGTGCACggacacagaaaaacatgctgCATTTTTAACTCTTACTctcattattaattattatgcTGAGTATTTTCCTTAATTCACCGTTAGCTCCTGTTCCGTTTTAGCTCCTGACCTGCTGCAACTATTAATCGATTcacatttttcaagcaaaagtGTCCAATATTCACTGGCTCCAGCTTCTCAAACATGTAATTTTTTATATCtatatctttgtgtttttaggcTGAGGATAACAAGCAATCTAAATTACATCTAAATGTATTGATTGGACAGTATTAACGGTTGATATTCACCTATCATAGATGTATCATAATCAATGTATATGTTGTCCAATACgaaaattttgtttttacagataatAATCCTGAAAAATATGGTTGGGGAAACAGCATTCGACTCCATTGTTCACTACAGCCCAACTGATACTGAAGTTTTTGGGATGATAGCCAGAAGATGGATATGTCAACCAACATTGTTTGGATATATGTTTGAATTCAattgaaaaaggaaaatgatgtaATCACTGTTTATTAACTTTCCAGCGATGCATTTAGTAGCTTCATATGAACACAAAGCACCACCatctgctctgctacatgtgctgcagacagtgccGAGTGTGTTGGAAACAATGGAGCCATAGCTGGTCTGCTGGATGAACTAAGCGAGGACACTGATTCCAAACTACCCCAGGCATCTTCTCTTGTATTATGGTCTGAAAAAGAAGGTTTTCAAGTCAGACAATATTTATGCGTGGCAGTCTAAGTGATATTTTGGTCAAGCTCTACTCTCAGCTGAGCAGACGGTGGTGCAGACTCAAGCTGCATCTTCACTGAAAGATTCTAAATAGTGAGGGAAATACAGATTTGGAAAGTTAGGCAACACAGActatcattttgcatttttaaaacaactCTAAGCACAACTATAGTAATATATACAATGttatagatgtttttttttacgtcCTGAAAGTGGTATCAGCACAAAATTTTCTGTCAATGGAAAGATAACattatcatttttaatatttttagctCTGTTGCCAAACAAGTGTGACCGTGTCTGCTGGATTAAGCTAAATAAGGGAGCTTTCAGTTGAATTTCTAATTAAAAGCGACTAATTCTGTCTCATCAGTGCTACTTGCTAATGAATAATGAAAGCCTTGTGAATAAAGTCGTGGTTTCGTCCTGAGGATTAAACTACTTACCTCAACTTCGTGTCGAGAGTTTTAAGCAGCAATGCACGTAAGTTACACAAGTGTGTTAGCATGTCAGAGCGCCACATAccagtcacacacacaaaaccccaGCTCAACTTACTGTGACGTTAgctgctaacatgctaaaccTACCAGGAGATGAACGGCACAGACCTGTCAAATCACCACAACGCACAATTTACAATATAAGTACGGAGTTGGAGTTAGCAAGCTAGCTGACTAACAATACAAAGGTATTAAAGCAATGCAGTCTTGTAGCTGTTGTGGGCACGAATAAAAAACCTAAACAAATTGAGTAAAATAATGCGAAGCTTATTTGAACATCACCTAGCTGGCTTTCCATTAAGAAAGTATAATTTACTTTTTAGTCACATGAGGGTCAAAACAGCGAGTTAACGTGACATACCTCGTGTGCTCCATCTGAAGCTGGTGCGGTTGATCAGCTCCATGGTCATTATTGTTCAGGCCGCGCGGACTTCTGGGAAATGGAGTCCTAAAGTCCTGGTACGCTTGACTTAATCATAGACTGTATCTATGAATTTAATTAATAAACACCaaattatgtgtgtgtggggggggggttcttttttttaaaaaaaatttcaacaatatCTCTTTGCCACAGTGGCAGTAGCTACAAAACTCAAGAGTTcacacatttctgttatttcatCTTTTAGTCTTTTACCGAGTGTTCTGGGCCTCATGCTCGCCATCTGTTGGACAAATAGTGTTACAGTGtaattactactactactaattctactactactaccactagtagtactactactactactaataataataataataattctgagAGCCATAACTTCTCTACTAAAATTTGTGTATGTGcttttgaaaaatgaacaatTGTACTAATtcattaactgaaaaaaaaaaagccgtgACATTTGGTTTCCTGTACCAGCATAACTACTATGACTACTAACAATAATCATGggatttacaaaaatattagtAACAAGTCTGAGAGCCCAAAAAATGTGCTGTCAAGATGctgtattatattatttaacatttaaatcaataaaaaaaatcatattattataatcatatttaaatatttgttatattagtatgtttttgttactgttacgtgaaataaaaataaatctaaataaaatacagtgtaATTAGTACTACAATTCCTACTGTTAATGCAACTACTTCCCACATTGTTATCACCACTAATATTAAAacataataattataataacagtaataataagaagaaaaagacaatgaagaagaagagaaaacatttgtgttaaataaaaatatgtagaGAATGATGCATTCATTGCagattatttttggacaaagGCTATGTTAGTTTCACAACAAAATGGCTCATTCAATAATAgcaataattaaagctgcgaacAGCGTTGAATGGGCCCCGCAGACATGCCTCCTGAGGAAAGCTCATAACTTTttctgtgaatcatcatcaatatCCTCAGGCTTACGCCACCACATTTGAGGTTAATATGGTCAACAGGCTAATAATAGCACACCAAAGTGTAAGACACAAGATTTCCGGTTGCCACCCGGTGACACTATAACTGTGGTTGGAAACTGGCATATGGACATCATCAAGGCAGAACTGATCAAACAAGTAAGGTTCAAGGTAGGATGGAGCGTGTAAAGGGGAGGTCTCCACTGTTGcagaacattttgataacttttcatcagtaAGGCTTGCTGTGTATATCGTGGTCAAACATGAGATCTCTTACTTCCTATGAGGATTTAGCCAGTGAAAAcgagcaaaaataacaaaaaatctcACAGTTAATGCAAAATGGCGGACATGTTGGCTTTAGGATATGGGTGCCACTGACTTCTTTGTGTACcctgacgtgctacatatgaTTACCAAACTTCAGAGATGAAGGTGAATCGTCCTGCCTGTAGATGTTACAAATGTTGCAGGGAGTGCTTGGGAACCATTTTTCCACATACATGTGCAAGTCCATAAGATATCTAATTTTTCACCattgtgtgtgcaaattttcatgaatATTTGAGCAACTCTATGCCCTCAAAATGTGATTCTTTTGGGTGACAAAGAATTCCAAAAGGGTCCTTCACACTGTCAGTGCTTGGGCCCtagaatttgaaataaaaatgtaaatatcagttACATAGTATTGTCTGTGCCTGCGGTCAAGATACAGATTGACCTAATAATCATTTTATTGCTTACAAGGACCCTGTGCAACTCAATCTGGACAAGGACAAATTAGTCAGAACTGGAAAAACTGcaaagcattttatttatttatacatgtTTATTAATCAGAACATGACAAGAGAAAATCATTTGAAACATTTATGGATTTTTACTAAGAAGATAGCAACATTCATTTCATAATTTGTACAAATGCTATGGTAAATACATGTATGgttattataaataaatgagaaacaTAGTTCATAAGAATTGAGGGCCCATACAACAGAGTGAAGGGTTAAATTCTTTTTGGTGCATTTCATTTGCATATGAAAAATATATGCACTCCAAGATTGTTTgtctaaaaacatgtaaaacacaaGATGCATCGACGATCTTTAGATGTTATCGTGTGGTTCTGAGACGGAAAGGAAGCTTAAAGGACAACTCAAAGGCTGGAAAAAACATCACCGGAGTAATGACAATAGATGGCAGCAGTGGATCACATAATCAAAGGTAGGCTATGAGCAAGAACACTAAAGCACATGGATATCGTCTGCTTTTCAAACAAACCTGGACCCTGATGACATCCTTTCCTGTCTGAGCCTCCTCTGAAGAAGCAGCGACATCTTTTCTTGAACTTCTCCCCGACAAATGCATAGAGGAAAGGGTTAATGCCGCTGTGGACCAGAGCCAGGCAGTTTGTTATAAGCAAAGCGTTGTCTACTGACATCCTGAAAGCACAGTCAAACTGAATCAAATGAACCCTCATCAGTAAGTCCACCACCATGGTTATATGGTACGGTGTCCAGCACAGCAGAAATGCAATCACCACAGCGATGATCACACGCATGGCCCGATGCTTCTGGAAGCCACGGGTGTGCAGCAGCCTCCAGATGGTGACGCTGTAGCAGGCTATCATGACAGTCACAGGGaccaaaaagccaaaaacatgGAGGAACCCCCTGGTGAGGAGCCTCCATAAGAAGGCACTGCCGATGTCAAATTTTTCAAGGCAAACCATCCTGTCTGTGTCTGGGTCGAGGCTGAAGGCGTTGTTGAAAAGAGCAGGCAGAGCAAGAGTGCAACCGAAGACCCACACTGCTGCACAGAGGAGCCTGCTGCACATCCTTTTGTGACTCCTGAAAGTCTCACTGGCACGAACAATCACAAGGTAACGGTCGATGCTAATGCAGGCCAGGAAGATGACGCTGGTGTAGAAGTTGGCGTCAAAGATCAGGTTGACGAGCTTGCACATGAAGTCTCCAAAGATCCAACCTCGGACCACTGACACCGCAAAGAACGGGAGCGAAAGGGCCATCAGACCATC
This portion of the Acanthochromis polyacanthus isolate Apoly-LR-REF ecotype Palm Island chromosome 22, KAUST_Apoly_ChrSc, whole genome shotgun sequence genome encodes:
- the LOC110963575 gene encoding LOW QUALITY PROTEIN: C-X-C chemokine receptor type 1-like (The sequence of the model RefSeq protein was modified relative to this genomic sequence to represent the inferred CDS: inserted 1 base in 1 codon) yields the protein MSVTYVFNDSFFDQNETVTPLYVNPDTLACELQPLNPTTAVTLCVVLTAIFLLAIPGNLLVGWVIGSSRQPLTPSDIYLFHLTVADGLMALSLPFFAVSVVRGWIFGDFMCKLVNLIFDANFYTSVIFLACISIDRYLVIVRASETFRSHKRMCSRLLCAAVWVFGCTLALPALFNNAFSLDPDTDRMVCLEKFDIGSAFLWRLLTRGFLHVFGFLVPVTVMIACYSVTIWRLLHTRGFQKHRAMRVIIAVVIAFLLCWTPYHITMVVDLLMRVHLIQFDCAFRMSVDNALLITNCLALVHSGINPFLYAFVGEKFKKXMSLLLQRRLRQERMSSGSRFV